GGCCCGGCCGAAGGGGGTCACCACGCGGGACGGGTCGCTGAGGATGACCTTGAAGTTGTCGAGCTTGTTCTGCGTGGACGCGATCTGCTCGAAGGCCGCGCGCGGGAGCTCCTGCTTGCGCAGCGAGGAGGGGTACCGGGAGGCCGACGGGACCTTCGTGGTGGCTCCGGAGTCCGGCTTGGCCGTGGCCGCGGCCGCGAGCTCCTGGGGCTGGGACCAGGAGCCGCCCTGGAGCGCCGTCACCGCCGCGGCCATCGCCTGGGCCTCGCTCGCCGACGGCATCCGCTGCGGGGCGACGACGATGCTGCGCTGCCGGTCGGACTGGAGGTTCAGCGCCAGGCTCTGGGCGAGGAACCGCTGCACGGCGAGCGTCGAGCTCGACGCTCGCGTCAGGTTGCCCTGGAACACCGTCGACATCCGGGCGTCCGCGACGAGCGCCGTCGTGCCGCCGCCGATGGGGCGGGACGCGGAGGGCGTGTAGGGCAGACCGCCAGTCTCGATCAGGCTGTCGCTGCGGGCGATCACCTTGTCCGCGCCGGCAGAGGTGGCGACCTTGACGATGGACGGGTCGACGGCGCCGTTCACGGGCCAGGCGAAGTCCGTGGTCGGTACGACATGGAGCACCGACTCGACGGTGTCCGAGGCGACGTCGGTGGCCTCCTTGAGATGGCTCAGGGAGCCGGTGACGTTCGTGCCGTTGTGCGCGAGGGAGGCCAGGTCCGGGTCGGCGAAGGGCAGGGCGACGACTTCCTTGTCCTGCACCGCGTCCTGGAGCTCGGACAGCCACCGGTTGGCGGCTCCCTGATGGGTGCCGGCCGTGGTCGTGTCTCCCTCGCCCTGGACGCGGTAGCTCTCCGTCATCGCGCTCACGGAGGCCAGCAGGTCGGGGTCGATCACCCAGGTGACGTCGAGATCCTTGCCGAGCGACAGCAGCTGCTGGAGGCGCCCGCCCGGGGAGATCTCCTTGGCGAGGTCGTCGTCACGGAAGACCGGCGTCTGGGACTCGTCGGATCCCGTCTGCGCCGTCATGTGGGACGTGGAGACGAGCGGCCACAGAACCGTCGTCTTCGTCTTCGTGTCGGCGCCGTCCGGCTGCCAGGGCAGGAACGTCCGCTCGATGCCGAGCACGTGGTCCCATGCCTGCGAGGACGTCTCGCCGGACAGTGAGACGGCGAACTGGTACACGCCCTCGCCGCCGAGGTCGAGCTTGTCGACCGGCACCGAGATGCTGAAGTTCTGGGCGACGCCCGGAGTGAGCTTCGCGAACTCCTTGACGTACTTCCCGCCGACCGGGGAGCCGTCGAGCCCCTGCTGGTAGTCGGTGCGTCCGGCGACCGCGTCGATGGCCGAGCGGGTGTTCAGGGCGCCTCCGAGACGCAGGTCCACCTGCGCGTCGGTGACGGTCTCCTTGCCCTTGTTGGTCACCGTGCCGGACACGGTGATGGTGTCGTCCTCGCCGGGCACGGTCGGAGTGAGCGAGTCCACAGCGACATCGACGGTTTCCGAGCCGGAAACGGCCTTCAGGGAGTCCTGTCCGGCGGCGTGCGAGGGCGCCGCGGCAGGCAGCTGGAGCAGGCCGGCCAGCAGTGGCGCCCCGGCGAACAGTGCTCCGGTGCGCCGCAACCAGCGGCGGGCAGGTGAGGGACTCATCCCCTGGAAGTCTGCCGCCTCGGCCACGCGCTCGCCCGTCCCTCGTCGTCGTCAGTGGTCGTCGGAATGTGCGTCCACGCATGGTAACGATGTGCGCTGAGGGGAAGTGCCGCGGACTGCCCCACAAGATCGGTCCGAGGCGTCGGCCTGTCCCGTATGTGTATTTATAAAGGGAAGGCCGTCACCAAGTCGTAAAGGTTGCGACGGCAGCCCTCGGGATGCATCGGCGGAGGCGTCTGTGCGCGCCTCGTGCACGTTTAATGGAGGCGCTCGGGCGTGCCGGGGCCACGTACCCTCTTTTGTTGTGCCGAACGCCAACGAAGACAAGTCCAGTGTCCTGAGTCAGGTGCAGCATCGCGCGGTGAGTGAACTGCTGCGGGTCGCGCCTGTCGCCGACGACCTCGCCCGCCGTTTCAAGGACGCGGGGTTCTCACTCGCCCTCGTCGGCGGATCGGTCCGGGACGCGCTCCTCGGTCGGCTCGGCAACGATCTGGACTTCACGACCGACGCCCGTCCCCAGGACGTGCTGAAGATCGTGCGCCCCTGGGCGGACGCGGTGTGGGAGGTCGGGATCGCCTTCGGCACGGTCGGTGCGCAGAAGGACGGCTACCAGATCGAGGTGACGACCTACCGCTCGGAGGCGTACGACCGGACGTCGCGCAAGCCCGAGGTGTCGTACGGCGACTCGATCGAGGAGGACCTCGTCCGGCGTGACTTCACGGTCAACGCGATGGCGGTCGCCCTGCCGGAGAAGGAGTTCGTCGACCCGCACGGCGGGCTGGAGGACCTCGCGGCGCGCGTCCTGCGGACCCCGGGTACGCCGGAGGCGTCCTTCTCCGACGACCCGCTGCGCATGATGCGTGCGGCGCGCTTCGCGGCCCAGCTCGACTTCGAGGTGGCCCCCGAGGTGGTGACGGCCATGAAGGAGATGAGCGAGCGGATCGAGATCGTCTCGGCGGAGCGGGTGCGGGACGAGCTGAACAAGCTGATCCTCTCCGCCCACCCCCGCAAGGGTCTGACGCTGATGGTCGACACCGGGCTCGCCGAGCGGGTGTTCCCCGAGCTGCCGGCGCTGCGGCTCGAGAGCGACGAGCACCACCGTCACAAGGACGTCTACGAGCACACGCTGATCGTCCTGGAGCAGGCGATGGCGCTGGAGGAGAACGGTCCCGACCTGACTCTCCGGCTGGCTGCCCTGCTGCACGACATCGGCAAGCCGCGCACGCGTCGCTTCGAGGGGGACGGCCGGGTCTCGTTCCACCACCACGAGGTGGTCGGCGCGAAGATGACGAAGAAGCGCATGACGGCGCTCAAGTACTCCAACGAGCTGGTGAAGGACGTCTCACGTCTGGTCGAACTCCACCTGCGCTTCCACGGCTACGGCACGGGTGAGTGGACGGACTCCGCTGTCCGCCGCTACGTCCGCGACGCCGGCCCGCTCCTGGACCGCCTGCACAAGCTGACGCGCTCGGACTGCACGACCCGCAACAAGCGCAAGGCAGCCGCGCTGTCCCGCGCCTACGACGGCCTGGAGGAGCGCATCGCTCAACTCCAGGAGCAGGAGGAGCTCGACTCCATCCGCCCCGACCTCGACGGCAACCAGATCATGGAGATCCTCGGCGTCGGCCCGGGCCCGGTGATCGGCAACGCGTACAAGCACATGCTGGAGCTTCGGCTGGAGCATGGGCCGATGGAGCATGACGCTGCGGTGGCGGCGCTGAAGGAGTGGTGGGCCGCACAGGGCTGAGCTCCGGGGACGCGGCATGTTTCACGTGAAACATGCCCGCCTGGATACGTCGAGGGGCGATGTTTCACGTGAAACATCGCCCCTCAGTGTGTGGAGAGCTCAGATCAGACGTCCGAGAGGCACAGCACGAAGTTGTCGCCGTCGCCGGTCTGGGCGTAGAAGCTCGTGGCGCCGCTGACCTTGCGGCACTCCGTCTCGGCGGTGAACGAGGTGTAGGTGCCGTCGACCTTCTTGAGGACCTTGGCCTCCGCCTCCGAGGAAGAGCAGTCCACGACCTCCATCTCATCGCTCGAGGATGACGAGGAGGCGGACTTCAGGCAGTCGCCGACCTTCGCCTGGTCCGCGTCGTCCAGGCTGGCTATGTAGCCGACGACGATCGCAGTCACGACACCCACGCCGACGAGGACGTTCTTGATCGTCTTGAAGCTGACCTTGCGGCGCGGCTGCTCCGGGGGAACCGGCGCGTAAGGCGCCCCACCCTGCGGGAAGCCCGGCTGGCCCGGCTGCTGCGGGTACGGGGCCTGGCCCTGGGGCGGCTGGCCCTGGGCGTACGGGTTCTGGCCCTGCGCGAATGGATTGCCCTGCGGCGGCGGAGTTGTCACTTGGGGGTCCCCCTAGAACATGGGTGCGTGATCGCGAACAATGGCGCGATGTAAGACGGACGTAAGTTACCGGGCCCCACTGACAACTCAGTACTTGGGAATGCCTCTGTGTCATTGATGTGACACAGACCGATACTCAAAGCGGGCCATAGCCACCGCAACTGCCGCGTAGATAACGGAGACTGTGACAATGAGCGGGGCCGAACGGCCGTCCGGAGGCAGTATCAGCGCGGCAACTCCGGCCGCTCCGACGAACGCGACGTTGAACAGCACGTCGTAGACCGAAAAGGTCCGGCCACGGAAGCCGTCCTCGACCGAGGACTGCACGATCGTGTCCGTCGAGATCTTCGCGCCCTGCGTCGTCAGGCCCAGCACGAATGCCGCGACCAGCATGGGAGTTGTGGCGAAGGGCAGTCCCAGCGCGGACACCAGCACGGCGGCGGCGCCTGCGCACGTGGCGATCCAGCGGCCGGGGCCGAGCCGCGCGGCGGCCCAGGGAGTCACCACCGCCGCCGCGAAGAAGCCGGCGCCGGAGACGGCCAACGCCAGCCCCAGCAGGGCGAGTCCGTCATCGGCGGTGGTGGAGAAGGCGTACCGGCACAGCATCAGCACCATGACGAGCAGAGCGCCGTAGCAGAAGCGCATCAGCGTCATCGTGAACAGCGCCCAGGCGGCTTCTCGGCGCGGCGGAGCGGCGAGGTGGCGTACGGCTGCCGCCAGGTCGCGTGTGGTGCCGGACAGAGCCGCCGCAAGACGTGGCTGCACCAACTCACGATCGGGACCGAGCAGTTCCGGCGCCATACGCAGCGCGGCCAGCCCGGCGCACAGATACAGGGCCGCTCCCAGCAGCACCACGGCGGCATCGGAGTCCCAGACCACCAGCCGTACGACGAAGGCCAGGCCGGCTCCCGTGGCCGCGGCGAGCGTTCCGGCGGTAGGGGAAAGGGAGTTGGCGATGACGAGCCGCTCCTCGTCGACCACGCGTGGCAGCGCGGCGGACAGACCCGACAGGACGAAGCGATTGACGGCGGTGACACACAGCGCGGAGACGTAGAACAGCCAGTCCGGGACCTCGGTGACGATCAGGGCGGCGGTCGCCGAGGCCAGCAGGGTGCGCAGCAAGCTGCCGTACAGCAGGACCTGGCGGCGGCGCCAGCGGTCCAGCAGGACGCCGGAGAACGGGCCCACCAGGGAGTACGGCAGGAGCAGCACCGCCATGGCGGAGGCGATCGCGGTGGCCGAGGTCTGTTTCTCCGGGGAGAAGACGACGTAGGTGGCGAGTGCGGTCTGGTAGACGCCGTCGGCGCCCTGTGAGAGCAGGCGTACGACGAGCAGGCGCCGGAAGTCGCGGAAGCGCAGCAGGACCCGCAGATCGCGTACGACGGACATGAGGCACAGCCTCACATACGGGAGGGTCCCCGGGCGGTACAACCCGGGGACCCTCCACAGCCCTGGCAGGAGCGTTCTGGTGCGGCTCCGTCTGCTTAGCGCTCGACCTCGCCCTTGATGAACTTCTCGACGTTCTGGCGGGCCTCGTCGTCGAAGTACTGGACCGGCGGGGACTTCATGAAGTAGCTGGACGCCGACAGGATCGGGCCGCCGATGCCGCGGTCCTTGGCGATCTTCGCGGCGCGCAGCGCGTCGATGATGACGCCGGCGGAGTTCGGGGAGTCCCAGACCTCGAGCTTGTACTCCAGGTTCAGCGGGACGTCACCGAAGGCACGGCCCTCGAGGCGGACGTAGGCCCACTTGCGGTCGTCGAGCCAGGCGACGTAGTCGGACGGGCCGATGTGGACGTTCTTCTCGCCGAGCTCCCGGTCGGGGATCTGCGAGGTGACGGCCTGCGTCTTGGAGATCTTCTTGGACTCGAGGCGGTCCCGCTCGAGCATGTTCTTGAAGTCCATGTTGCCGCCGACGTTCAGCTGCATCGTGCGGTCCAGGACGACACCGCGGTCCTCGAACAGCTTCGCCATGACGCGGTGCGTGATGGTGGCGCCGACCTGGGACTTGATGTCGTCGCCGACGATCGGGACACCGGCCTCGGTGAACTTGTCGGCCCACTCCTTCGTACCGGCGATGAAGACCGGCAGGGCGTTGACGAAGGCGACCTTGGCGTCGATGGCGCACTGGGCGTAGAACTTCGCCGCGTCCTCGGAACCGACGGGCAGGTAGCAGACGAGGACGTCGACCTGCTTGTCCTTGAGGATCTGGACGACGTCAACCGGGGCCTCGGCGGACTCCTCGATGGTCTCGCGGTAGTACTTGCCGAGACCGTCGTGGGTGTGACCGCGCTGGACGGTCACGCCGGAACGGGGCACGTCGCAGATCTTGATCGTGTTGTTCTCGCTCGCGCCGATGGCGTCCGCGAGGTCGAGGCCGACCTTCTTCGCGTCGACATCGAACGCGGCGACGAACTCGACGTCGCTGACGTGGTAGTCGCCGAACTGCACGTGCATCAGGCCGGGGACCTTCGACGCCGGGTCGGCGTCCTTGTAGTACTCGACTCCCTGAACCAGCGACGCGGCACAGTTGCCCACGCCGACGATGGCTACGCGAACCGAACCCATTCCGGTTGCTCCCTGTGTGTACGAGTGAGTTCCTGAGTGGATCTCACGTGGCGGTGTCGCCGGGCGTATCCGGCCGGAGGTCGTCCCCCGGCCGGGGCAGGCCGCCCGGCGCTCCAGTGGTGTTGTCCTGCGAGTCGGGCCCCCCGGAGGCGGAACCCCTCAGGTCCCGTCCGGCCCGCTCGCTCTCGATGAGCTCGTTCAGCCAGCGCACTTCGCGCTCCACGGACTCCATCCCGTGGCGCTGGAGCTCGAGCGTGTAGTCGTCGAGGCGTTCCCGGGTGCGCGCCAGAGAGGCGCTCATCTTTTCCAGGCGCTCTTCCAGCCGACTGCGACGGCCCTCCAGCACGCGCATGCGCACGTCCTGGGGTGTGCGTCCGAAGAAGGCAAATCGGGCAGCGAAATGCTCGTCCTCGTACGCGTCGGGTCCGGTCTGGGAGAGCAGCTCCTCGAAGTGCTCCTTACCTTCCGCCGTCAATCGATAGACGATCTTGGCGCGACGGCCCGCGAGGGGTGCGGCGAGCGCGTCTTCGGTGGTGTTCCCCGGTTCCTCGATCAACCAGCCGTTGGCGACCAGCGTCTTGAGGCAGGGATAGAGCGTTCCGTAGCTGAAGGCACGGAACACGCCCAGTGACGTATTGAGTCGTTTGCGCAGCTCATAGCCGTGCATCGGGGACTCGCGCAGCAGTCCGAGTACGGCGAACTCGAGGATCCCGGAACGTCGGCTCACCCCTCGCCTCCTCGTCTTATGTCGCGCTGATGTATCGACTCGATACATCAAGACGATAGAACGGCCTTCCGGCTGCGACAAGTGGGGGAACGGTGAACGGGATCACATCAACGATTCATGTGGAGCGAGTTGCCTGATTTGGGGTGAAGTTCGGGGCTAGGTGGACTTTGACGGTGCGTAGTCTGTGCGCCATGCACAGCACCGGGAACCGAGTGACGCCTGAGGGCGTCGTCATCCTTGGTGCAGTACGGGTGAATGAGGAACCGGCCACATCCGTACTCCGGGGGGACCGGAAAACCGCCGCCGTTGCCAGGCGCCCAGGGGTGCGCCTGTCCAAGGAGTAGTCGTTCGATGAGCGAGCACCGTCGCAAACCGCCGCAGCCGCAGGGAGGCGGACGTGCCGCGGCCCGACGCGGCCAGGCCGGCTCGTCCGCCGGCCGCCGAGCGGCACCGCGAGGCGCCACCGGATCTCCCTCCGACTCGTACGGGTCGGGTTCCACCGGTTCGGCGAGCGAGGAACGTGAGTACGGCGGCCGCGCCGAAGCACGACGCGCGGCCCAGAGAAGCGCCGGTGGCCGGCGCAAGGCGCCCGAACCGGGCAGAGGCGGCCGCCGCGGCGCCCCGGGCGGGCCGAGCGGGCCCGGGCGGGGCAGAGGGCGGGCGGCACCGCCGCCCAACAAGCGGTTCATCGACTATCCCCGCGCCGGCAAGGACGGCCTCGCGCGCTGGACGCCGTCGTGGCGCCTGGTCACGGGAGCGTTCCTCGCGTTCATGGGTGGTCTGATCGCCGCCGCGGGCATCGGGTACGCCATGGTCGGGATCCCGAAGGCCCAGGACACCGCCCTGGCGCAGAACAACGTCTTCTACTGGTCCAACGGCAAGCAGATGGCGGCGACCGGCGGTCAGACGAACCGCCAGCTCGTGAGCGATGCCGAGATCCCGCGGGAGATGAAGGACGCGGTGGTCTCCGCCGAGAACGCGTCCTTCTACGACGACAAGGGCATCGACCCGGCGGGTATCGGGCGTGCTCTCCTCAACATGGCGAAGGGCGGCGAGACGCAGGGTGGTTCGACGATCACCCAGCAGTTCGTCAAGAACACCTACCTGAGCCAGGAGCAGACGGTCACCCGTAAGTTCAAGGAACTGTTCATCTCCATCAAGGTCGGCCAGAAGCTGTCCAAGGACGAGATCCTTGCCGGCTACCTGAACACCGCCTACTACGGCCGTAACGCCTACGGCATCCAGGCGGCGGCGCAGGCCTACTTCGGCGTGGACGCCACGAAGCTCACCACCACGCAGTGCGCCTTCCTGGCCTCCGTCCTGAAGGGTCCGAACTTCTACAACCCCGACGGGGGTGTGGGAGCGAACGCTTCCGCGGACCAGAACACCAAGCGGGCCAAGGACCGTTGGTCGTGGATCCTGGACCGCATGGTCGAGGTCGGACGCCTGACGCCGGCGGACCGGGCCAAGGTCGGCGAGTTCCCCACGCTGAAGAAGCAGAACTCGAACCTGTCCGGGCAGTCCGGCTATCTGATCGACATCGCCAAGGAGTACGTCGCCAAGAAGGCAGGTCTCTCTCCCGAGGACCTGGAGAAGGGCGGCTACCGGATCTACACGACCTTCGACAAGGAGAAGGTCAACCAGATGGCGGCGGCCGTCGAGAAGACGCGCAAGAGCTTCCTCAACACCAAGAAGCGGGAGAAGGACAAGTACGTCCAGTTCGGCGGGGCGTCGGTCGATCCCAAGTCCGGAGCGATCGTCGCGCTGTACGGCGGCGAGGGCTACGACAAGGGGCACTACTCCAACAACGCCAACACTCTGGGTGTGCCGGTCGGCTCGACCTGGAAGCCCATCGTGCTGGCTTCCGCGATGGAGTACGGGACCTATGAGACCGACGGAGAGCCGCTCTCGCCGCTGACGAAGTACAACGGCAACGACCTTCTGGTGATCAAGGACCAGAACGGCGACCCGATCATGGGCAACAACGGCAAGCCGTTCCGGCAGAAGAACGAGGGCACCACGGCCTGGGGTGACGTGACCCTCACGAAGGCCATGGAACAGTCGATCAACAGCCCGTTCGCTCAGCTGGGTATCGACGTCGGCCTGTCCAACACCCAGAAGATGGCGAACAAGATGGGTATCTCGTCCGCCTTCTTCGACAAGGGCAACATCAGGAACGTCTCCTTCTCGCTCGGTACCTCGACCCCCAGCGCCATCCGCATGGCCGACGCGTACGGCTCCTTCGCCGCGTCGGGCGAGCACTACGAGCCGTACTCGGTCACCAAGGTCCTCAAGGACGGCGAGCCGCTCGAAGGCTTCGAGAAGCCGGAGAAGCAGACCGCCATGGACGAGAACGTCGCGAACAACGTGACGGACGTCCTGCAGAACGTGGTCAAGAACGGCACCGGTAAGAAGGTCGCGGACATCGGGTTCCCGGTGGCCGGCAAGACGGGTACGACCGACGAGAACAAGTCGGCGTGGTTCGTCGGCTACACCAGGGAGCTGTCCACAGCGGTCACGCTGTTCCGGACGGACCCGGGCAAGGGCAAGCTGCTCTCCATGAACGGCACCGGCGGTGTGACCTCCATCCATGGTGGTGACATTCCGGCGCAGGTCTGGAAGGACTACATGGCCGAGGCCATGAAGGGCATCGACTACGAGGAGTTCCCGCCGGCGGAGCCCCTCGGGGAGATCATCGAGGAGACGCCCACACCCACCGTGGCGCCGTCGCCCACCGAGACGGTCGAGGAAAGCCCCACGCCGACCCCGACGCCTTCGGAGACGGACACCTCGCCGACGCCTACGCCCACCGACACCTGTGGTGAGTTCGACTGGCAGTGCGACAACAGCAACGGTGGACAGAACGGTGGCTCGGACGGAGGGACGACCTCGTCACCGACGCCAACGGAAACAGAGACGGACAACACCGGAGGTAATGCCAACGGCAACGGAGGCATCTTCGGTGGACCGTCAGGCTGACCGAGGGCTCATCTGACGGAAGAAGGCCGGTGGCCGGTACCCATGAGGTGGGTGCCGGCCACCGGCCTTTGTTGCTGGTGCGGGGCCTCGCGGGCAGCAGATCGGCGGGCTGTTTCACGTGAAACGTCGGTTTCACGTGAAACACTCAACCGCCCCACCGCCTTAGCCCTCGCACTGTTCTCAGACTGGTACGGCAGGATGTGCCCCATGCCCAGTGCAGAGACGACGCCCACGAGTGTGCACGAGCCCGACCCGGTGGTGCAGCCGACCAAGGAAGACGAGGTCGCCGCGAACGGGAGCGAGCTGATCGGCGGCCCCATCGGACCGCGTGCCCTCCTCGGGACGTCCTGGTGGACCCCCGTGCGGATCGTCGCGCTCGTCGCGATCGGCATGTTCGCCCTCGGGCTGGTCCAGAAGGCGCCCTGCTACAACGGCGCCTGGTTCTTCGGCGCCAGCTCGCAGTACACGCACGCCTGCTACTCGGACATCCCGCACCTTTACCAGGGACGCGGCTTCGCCGACGGGCTCGTGCCGTACTTCGACAAGCTCCCCGGCGACATGGAGTACCTCGAGTACCCGGTGCTGACCGGAGTCTTCATGGAGGTCGCCTCCTGGCTCACCCCGGGCAGCGGCAGCATCCAGGACCAGGAGCAGTGGTACTGGATGGTCAACGCCGGGATGCTGATGGCGTGCGCGGCCGTCATCGCCGTCTGCGTGAGTCGTACGCACATCCGACGCCCCTGGGACGGCCTGATGGTCGCCCTGGCGCCCGCCTTCGCGCTGACCGCGACCATTAACTGGGACCTGCTGGCCGTCGCTCTGACGGCCGCGGCGATGCTGATGTGGTCCCGAGGCCGTTCCCTCGCCTTCGGGATCCTCCTGGGCCTGGCCACGGCCGCGAAGCTCTATCCCGTCTTCCTGCTGGGCCCGTTGTTCGTCCTGTGCTGGCGCGCCGGCAAGTGGCGGGACTTCGGCAAGGCGCTGGGCGGCACCGTGGTCGCCTGGCTGGTCGTGAACCTTCCGGTGATGCTGCTCGCCTGGGACGGCTGGTCGCAGTTCTACCGCTTCAGCCAGGAGCGCGGCGTCGACTTCGGATCCTTCTGGCTGATCCTGGCCCAGAACTCCGACGACCCGCTGAGCACCGAGTCCGTCAACACGCTGGCCACGCTGCTGATGCTGCTGTGCTGCGCCGGTGTCGCCGTGCTCACGCTCACCGCGCCCAGGCGCCCGCGCTTCGCCCAGCTGGCCTTCCTGATCGTCGCCGCGTTCATCCTCACCAACAAGGTCTACTCGCCGCAGTACGTCCTCTGGCTGGTGCCGCTGGCCGTCCTGGCCCGGCCGAGGTGGCGGGACATCCTCATCTGGCAGGCCTGCGAGGTCGCCTACTTCCTCGGAATCTGGCTGTACCTCGCGTACACGACGAGCGGAGACGCTCACAAGGGCCTGCCGCCGGACGGCTATCACTGGGCCATCGGCGCACATCTGCTCGGCACGCTGTACCTGTGCGCCGTCATCGTGCGGGACATCCTCATGCCCGAGCGCGATCCGGTGCGGCGTACCGGTGAGGACGACCCCTCGGGCGGCGTCCTCGACAAGTCCGAGGACGTGTTCGTGCTCGGCGCCGCGACGCATCCTCCGCGGCATGCGGCGCACTTCGAGGGGCCTCAAGTGGAATGGGGCAACCGCGGGGCCACCGGCAGTTCGCTCTGAGCGAACATGGCTCGTGAGAGCCACGCCGAAGGCCCTGCGCGGAGCGGGACCGGCAGCGAAAAGGCCGTACACGGAGGAGTCCGTGTACGGCCTTTCGTGGTTGCGGCGTTGGCGGCCGGCGGCGGTTCAGCGGCCGAGCGACGCCGGATCAGCGGTCGACGATGCGGTCGAACTGCGTGGTGGTGTGCCGCAGATGGGCGACCAGTTCGTCGCCGACCTTCGGCTCCGGGGCGTCCGACGGGACGAACAGGATCGAGACCTGCATGTGCGGCGGCTCGGCGAACCAGCGCTGCTTGCCTCCCCACACGAAGGGAGCGAGGTTCCGGTTGACCGTGGCGAGGCCGGCCCGTGCGACGCCCTTGGCGCGCGGCATGACGCCGTGGAGGGCCTTCGGGGCCTCCAGACCCACCCCGTGCGACGTACCGCCCGCCACGACCACCAGGAAGCCGTCAGAGGCCGCCTTCTGCTGCCGGTAGCCGAAGCGGTCGCCCTTGGAGACGCGCGTGACGTCCAGGACGGCGCCGCGGTACTCGGTGGCGTCGTGGTCCCCCAGCCACAGCCGGGTGCCGATGCGGGCGCGGAAGCGGGTCTGCGGGAACTGCTGCTGGAGGCGGGCGAGTTCCTCGGCCTTGAGGTGGCTGACGAACATCGTGTGGAGCGGCAGCCGGGCCGCGCGCAGCCGGTCCATCCAGCCGATGACCTCCTCGACGGCGTCGGAGCCGTCGGTGCGGTCCAGCGGCAGGTGGATGGCGAAGCCCTCCAGCCGGACGTTCTCTATGGCGGAGTGCAGCTGCGGCAGGTCGTGCTCGTTTACACCGTGCCGCTTCATCGAGGACATCACCTCGATGACGACACGGGCGCCCACCAGGCCGTACACACCGTCCACCGACGACACCGAGCGGATGACCCGGTCCGGCAGCGGGACGGGCTCCTCGCCGCGCCGGTACGGCGTCAGCACCAGCAGGTCACCACCGAAGTAGTCCTTGATGCGCGCGGCCTCGTACGTCGTGCCGACGGCGAGTATGTCCGAGCCCAGCCGTGTGGCCTCCTCCGCCAGCCGCTCGTGCCCGAACCCGTAGCCGTTGCCCTTGCAGACCGGGACGAGGCCCGGGAACTGCTCCTGCACATGCTTGTGGTGCGCCCGCCAGCGCGCGGTGTCGACGTAGAGCGTGAGCGCCATGGCCGGACCTGGAACCTTTCTGGTGGCTGCGGTGTATCAGAGATATGGAAGCTATCGACGGTGCAGCTGTTGACGGTATCGAAGCAGAGAACGCAAGGTCAGCGACGCGACATGTAGATGTCCAGCGCCTTGTGGAGCAGCTTGTTCAGCGGGAAGTCCCACTCGCCGAGGTACTCGGCGGCCTGGCCACCCGTGCCCACCTTGAACTGGATCAGGCCGAAGA
The DNA window shown above is from Streptomyces chartreusis and carries:
- a CDS encoding alanine racemase → MALTLYVDTARWRAHHKHVQEQFPGLVPVCKGNGYGFGHERLAEEATRLGSDILAVGTTYEAARIKDYFGGDLLVLTPYRRGEEPVPLPDRVIRSVSSVDGVYGLVGARVVIEVMSSMKRHGVNEHDLPQLHSAIENVRLEGFAIHLPLDRTDGSDAVEEVIGWMDRLRAARLPLHTMFVSHLKAEELARLQQQFPQTRFRARIGTRLWLGDHDATEYRGAVLDVTRVSKGDRFGYRQQKAASDGFLVVVAGGTSHGVGLEAPKALHGVMPRAKGVARAGLATVNRNLAPFVWGGKQRWFAEPPHMQVSILFVPSDAPEPKVGDELVAHLRHTTTQFDRIVDR
- a CDS encoding transglycosylase domain-containing protein; protein product: MSEHRRKPPQPQGGGRAAARRGQAGSSAGRRAAPRGATGSPSDSYGSGSTGSASEEREYGGRAEARRAAQRSAGGRRKAPEPGRGGRRGAPGGPSGPGRGRGRAAPPPNKRFIDYPRAGKDGLARWTPSWRLVTGAFLAFMGGLIAAAGIGYAMVGIPKAQDTALAQNNVFYWSNGKQMAATGGQTNRQLVSDAEIPREMKDAVVSAENASFYDDKGIDPAGIGRALLNMAKGGETQGGSTITQQFVKNTYLSQEQTVTRKFKELFISIKVGQKLSKDEILAGYLNTAYYGRNAYGIQAAAQAYFGVDATKLTTTQCAFLASVLKGPNFYNPDGGVGANASADQNTKRAKDRWSWILDRMVEVGRLTPADRAKVGEFPTLKKQNSNLSGQSGYLIDIAKEYVAKKAGLSPEDLEKGGYRIYTTFDKEKVNQMAAAVEKTRKSFLNTKKREKDKYVQFGGASVDPKSGAIVALYGGEGYDKGHYSNNANTLGVPVGSTWKPIVLASAMEYGTYETDGEPLSPLTKYNGNDLLVIKDQNGDPIMGNNGKPFRQKNEGTTAWGDVTLTKAMEQSINSPFAQLGIDVGLSNTQKMANKMGISSAFFDKGNIRNVSFSLGTSTPSAIRMADAYGSFAASGEHYEPYSVTKVLKDGEPLEGFEKPEKQTAMDENVANNVTDVLQNVVKNGTGKKVADIGFPVAGKTGTTDENKSAWFVGYTRELSTAVTLFRTDPGKGKLLSMNGTGGVTSIHGGDIPAQVWKDYMAEAMKGIDYEEFPPAEPLGEIIEETPTPTVAPSPTETVEESPTPTPTPSETDTSPTPTPTDTCGEFDWQCDNSNGGQNGGSDGGTTSSPTPTETETDNTGGNANGNGGIFGGPSG
- a CDS encoding glycosyltransferase family 87 protein yields the protein MPSAETTPTSVHEPDPVVQPTKEDEVAANGSELIGGPIGPRALLGTSWWTPVRIVALVAIGMFALGLVQKAPCYNGAWFFGASSQYTHACYSDIPHLYQGRGFADGLVPYFDKLPGDMEYLEYPVLTGVFMEVASWLTPGSGSIQDQEQWYWMVNAGMLMACAAVIAVCVSRTHIRRPWDGLMVALAPAFALTATINWDLLAVALTAAAMLMWSRGRSLAFGILLGLATAAKLYPVFLLGPLFVLCWRAGKWRDFGKALGGTVVAWLVVNLPVMLLAWDGWSQFYRFSQERGVDFGSFWLILAQNSDDPLSTESVNTLATLLMLLCCAGVAVLTLTAPRRPRFAQLAFLIVAAFILTNKVYSPQYVLWLVPLAVLARPRWRDILIWQACEVAYFLGIWLYLAYTTSGDAHKGLPPDGYHWAIGAHLLGTLYLCAVIVRDILMPERDPVRRTGEDDPSGGVLDKSEDVFVLGAATHPPRHAAHFEGPQVEWGNRGATGSSL